A genomic region of Sander vitreus isolate 19-12246 chromosome 11, sanVit1, whole genome shotgun sequence contains the following coding sequences:
- the il17d gene encoding interleukin-17D yields the protein MPHRIRVLLLLHLAVLLLGRPTGAGRVRKKATRSRSCLDLPEEILEQMFGRLSVGVMSAFHHALELEPQDKLNLTCPTTARSQTDSKTRLPVNLLSISPWAYRISYNPARYPRYVPEAYCLCKGCLIGPHGEENDQYRSTPVYAPSVILKRAGSCLGGRHSYIEVYVSIAVGCTCVPLLEKERDGQTSNQSLERAEAKAKQLLSAGKNV from the exons ATGCCGCATCGGATCCgcgtcctgctgctgctgcacctgGCTGTGTTGTTGCTGGGCCGGCCGACCGGAGCGGGCCGGGTACGAAAAAAGGCCACCAGGTCCCGGTCTTGCCTGGACCTGCCGGAGGAGATCCTGGAGCAGATGTTCGGTCGGCTCTCGGTGGGAGTGATGAGCGCTTTCCACCACGCACTGGAGCTGGAGCCGCAGGATAAACTCAACCTGACGTGCCCGACCACCGCACGGTCCCAGACCGACAGCAAGACCCGCCTCCCGGTCAACCTGCTCAGCATCTCCCCCTGGGCCTACAG AATTTCGTACAACCCGGCAAGGTACCCCCGCTACGTCCCTGAGGCTTACTGCCTGTGTAAGGGCTGCCTGATCGGACCTCACGGTGAGGAGAATGACCAGTACCGCAGCACTCCGGTCTACGCTCCCTCTGTCATCCTGAAGAGAGCGGGCTCCTGTCTCGGCGGCCGCCACTCGTACATCGAGGTCTACGTCTCCATCGCTGTGGGATGCACCTGTGTGCCGCTgctggagaaggagagggaCGGCCAGACCAGCAACCAGAGCTTGGAGAGAGCAGAGGCCAAAGCCAAACAGCTCCTCTCTGCGGGGAAGAATGTATGA
- the eef1akmt1 gene encoding EEF1A lysine methyltransferase 1, which yields MSDSSDDDVPTLSAHTLAALQEFYNETSEPSTTPSDQFAVGAVEEDWRMSQFWYSDETAAQLAEEVVREAGEGGRIACVSAPSVYQKLKQGVVEGSDRVSAVVLEYDRRFAIYGDDFIFYDYKEPLSLVANVAPQSFDVVLADPPYLSEECLSKVAETIKYLSKGKVLLCTGAIMEKLAKDLLDVKMCSFLPKHNRSLNNEFRCFVNYPSRLLS from the exons ATGAGTGACAGCAGCGACGACGACGTCCCGACGCTGTCGGCTCACACTCTGGCCGCCCTGCAGGAGTTTTACAATGAGACCAGCGAACCCAGCACTACACCATCAGACCAGTTCGCTGTGGGAGCAGTGGAGGAAGACTGG CGGATGAGTCAGTTCTGGTACAGTGACGAGACAGCAGCTCAGTTAGCTGAGGAGGTCGTACGTGAAGCTGGAGAGGGAGGcag GATAGCGTGTGTGAGCGCGCCCAGTGTGTACCAGAAGTTGAAGCAGGGTGTGGTTGAAGGCTCGGACCGGGTGTCTGCCGTCGTGTTGGAGTACGACCGCCGCTTCGCCATCTACGGCGACGACTTCATCTTCTACGACTACAAAGAGCCGCTGTCTCTTGTGGCCAACGTGGCTCCTCAGAGCTTCGACGTCGTCTTGGCCGACCCGCCGTACCTGTCCGAGGAGTGTCTGAGCAAAGTGGCCGAAACCATCAAGTACCTGAGCAAAGGCAAAGTGCTGCTGTGTACAG GAGCCATCATGGAGAAACTCGCCAAAGACCTTCTGGATGTAAAAATGTGCAGCTTCCTGCCAAAACACAACAGAAGCTTGAACAATGAGTTCCGCTGTTTTGTCAACTATCCGTCTCGCCTGCTGTCCTGA